From Pseudomonas vanderleydeniana, the proteins below share one genomic window:
- a CDS encoding TauD/TfdA dioxygenase family protein, protein MSLVSAVSPAPVAASQSFEVRPFIGATGAEIIGLDLRQPVNEQDFARIHRAHLDHHVLVFRDQRISPEQQIAFSRRFGVLQIHVLKQFLLAGHPEILIVSNIIENGQNIGLGDAGKFWHSDLSYKELPSLGSMLHAQELPTEGGDTLFADQHKALDNLPEALRKAIEGRSAAHSYTARYSETKFEGNWRPTLTPEQLAQVAEVVHPIVRTHPETGRKGLFVSEGFTTRIIGLPEDESRQILSELYAHSVLPDNVYRHQWQPHDLVFWDNRSLIHLAAGCPNHLRRKLYRTTIQGDAPF, encoded by the coding sequence ATGTCTTTGGTTTCTGCGGTTTCCCCGGCGCCCGTGGCGGCGTCCCAATCCTTCGAGGTCCGCCCCTTCATTGGCGCGACAGGTGCCGAAATCATCGGCCTGGACCTGCGCCAGCCGGTCAATGAGCAGGACTTCGCCCGTATCCACCGTGCCCACCTGGACCACCATGTGCTGGTGTTTCGTGACCAGCGCATCAGCCCCGAGCAACAGATCGCCTTCAGCCGGCGTTTCGGCGTGTTGCAGATTCACGTACTGAAACAGTTTCTCCTGGCCGGGCACCCGGAAATCCTGATCGTCTCCAACATCATCGAGAACGGCCAGAACATCGGCCTGGGCGACGCCGGCAAGTTCTGGCATTCGGACCTGTCCTATAAGGAACTGCCGAGCCTGGGGTCCATGCTGCACGCCCAGGAACTGCCGACCGAGGGCGGTGACACGCTGTTCGCCGACCAGCACAAGGCCCTGGACAACCTGCCCGAAGCGCTGCGCAAGGCGATCGAGGGACGTTCGGCGGCGCACTCCTACACCGCGCGCTACAGCGAGACCAAGTTCGAGGGCAACTGGCGTCCGACTCTGACCCCGGAACAACTGGCCCAGGTCGCCGAGGTGGTGCACCCGATCGTCCGCACCCACCCGGAAACCGGTCGCAAGGGGTTGTTCGTCAGTGAAGGTTTCACCACACGGATCATCGGCCTGCCGGAAGACGAAAGCCGGCAGATCCTCAGTGAGCTGTACGCCCACAGCGTGCTCCCGGACAACGTCTATCGCCATCAATGGCAGCCACACGACCTGGTGTTCTGGGACAACCGCTCGCTGATCCACCTGGCCGCCGGCTGCCCGAACCATCTGCGCCGCAAGCTGTACCGCACCACTATCCAGGGCGATGCCCCGTTCTGA
- a CDS encoding ABC transporter substrate-binding protein, translating to MPAPFALLPKLGRFTTTLGLSLSLFASSLLAPATAQAEGEIRIAEQFGIVYLLLNVVRDQHLIEKHGKAEGLDIKVDWTQLSGGSAINDALLSGSVDIAGAGVGPLLTIWDRTYGRQNVKAVASLGNFPYYLVSNNPKVKTIADFTEQDRIALPAVGVSVQSRYLQYAAAKLWGDKEFNRLDKYTVAVPHPDATAALIAGGTELTGHFSNPPFQEQALENPNVHVVLNSYDLFGPNSPTVLFATEKFRNDNPKTYKAFVEALAEAADFAQKDKGAAADTYLRVTKAKIDRAALLKIIDNPQFEFTVTPKNTYPLAEFLHRVGAIKHKPESWKDYFFQDAKPLQGS from the coding sequence ATGCCTGCACCCTTTGCGCTGCTGCCGAAACTCGGCCGCTTCACCACGACCCTCGGCCTGAGCCTGAGTCTGTTCGCCAGCAGCCTGCTGGCTCCGGCCACGGCCCAGGCCGAAGGCGAAATCCGCATCGCCGAACAGTTCGGCATCGTCTACCTGCTGCTCAACGTGGTTCGTGACCAGCACCTGATCGAGAAGCACGGCAAGGCCGAAGGCCTCGACATCAAGGTGGACTGGACCCAGCTGTCCGGTGGCTCGGCGATCAACGACGCGCTGCTCTCAGGTTCAGTGGACATCGCCGGGGCCGGCGTCGGCCCGCTGCTGACCATCTGGGACCGCACCTACGGCCGGCAGAACGTCAAGGCCGTGGCCTCGCTGGGCAACTTTCCCTACTACCTGGTGAGCAACAACCCCAAGGTCAAGACCATTGCCGACTTCACCGAGCAGGACCGCATCGCCCTGCCGGCGGTGGGCGTCTCGGTGCAGTCGCGCTACCTGCAGTACGCGGCGGCCAAGCTGTGGGGCGACAAGGAGTTCAATCGGCTGGACAAGTACACCGTCGCCGTCCCGCACCCGGACGCCACCGCCGCACTGATCGCCGGCGGCACCGAGCTGACCGGGCACTTCTCCAACCCGCCGTTCCAGGAGCAGGCGCTGGAGAACCCCAACGTCCACGTAGTGCTCAACAGCTACGACCTGTTCGGGCCGAACTCGCCGACCGTGCTGTTCGCCACCGAGAAATTCCGCAACGACAACCCCAAGACCTACAAGGCTTTCGTCGAGGCCCTGGCCGAAGCCGCCGACTTCGCGCAGAAGGACAAGGGCGCGGCGGCGGACACCTACCTGCGGGTGACCAAGGCCAAGATCGACCGGGCGGCGCTGCTGAAGATCATCGACAACCCGCAGTTCGAGTTCACCGTGACACCGAAGAACACCTATCCGCTGGCCGAATTCCTCCATCGTGTCGGCGCCATCAAGCACAAGCCCGAGTCGTGGAAGGACTATTTCTTCCAGGACGCCAAGCCGTTGCAGGGGAGCTGA
- a CDS encoding ABC transporter ATP-binding protein: MNAPLPGHTASKPIATTPALLAVDRVSLEYRTPERVVRATHRVSFEVDQQDRFVLLGPSGCGKSTLLKAAAGFIRPCEGEIRLQGQVVTEPGPDRIVVFQEFDQLPPWKTVKQNVMFPLLASGTLKRREAEERALHYLEKVGLAAFADAYPHTLSGGMKARVSIARALAMQPKILLMDEPFAALDALTRRKMQEELLQLWEEVRFTLLFVTHSIEEALVVGNRILLLSPHPGRVRAEIHSHQYDLHSLGGTAFQASARRIHRLLFDETPQAETELDFADIRIAY, encoded by the coding sequence ATGAATGCCCCCTTGCCAGGCCACACGGCCAGCAAACCGATCGCCACGACCCCCGCGTTGCTGGCGGTCGACCGGGTCAGCCTGGAGTACCGCACCCCTGAGCGGGTGGTGCGGGCCACGCACCGGGTCAGTTTCGAAGTCGACCAGCAGGACCGTTTCGTCCTGCTCGGGCCCTCCGGTTGCGGCAAGTCGACCCTGCTCAAGGCCGCCGCCGGGTTCATCCGGCCCTGTGAAGGCGAGATCCGTCTGCAGGGGCAGGTGGTCACCGAGCCGGGTCCGGACCGCATCGTGGTGTTCCAGGAGTTCGACCAGTTGCCACCGTGGAAAACGGTCAAGCAGAACGTCATGTTCCCGTTACTCGCTTCCGGCACGCTCAAGCGCCGCGAGGCCGAGGAGCGCGCCCTGCATTATCTGGAGAAGGTTGGCCTGGCGGCCTTCGCCGATGCCTACCCGCACACCTTGTCCGGCGGCATGAAGGCCAGGGTGTCGATCGCCCGGGCCCTGGCCATGCAACCGAAGATCCTGCTGATGGACGAGCCCTTCGCCGCCCTCGACGCGCTGACCCGGCGCAAGATGCAGGAAGAGTTGTTGCAGCTTTGGGAGGAAGTGCGCTTCACGCTGCTGTTCGTCACTCACTCGATCGAGGAGGCGCTGGTGGTGGGCAACCGCATCCTGCTGCTGTCTCCTCACCCAGGGCGGGTGCGGGCGGAAATCCACAGTCATCAGTACGACCTGCACAGCCTGGGCGGCACGGCTTTCCAGGCGTCGGCCCGGCGCATCCACCGGCTGCTGTTCGACGAAACCCCGCAGGCCGAAACCGAACTGGATTTCGCCGATATCCGCATTGCCTATTGA